A window from Candidatus Nitrospira neomarina encodes these proteins:
- the atpD gene encoding F0F1 ATP synthase subunit beta — MVGTDVGNGRVIQVIGPVVDVEFPPGKLPHIFNAITITHRSGDQSGQSDIQVTLEVAQHLGENRVRAVAMSSTDGLVRGLEVKDTGAAISVPVGRETLGRVVNVLGDPVDGFGAVKTEKRWSIHRPAPALEDQETKTEILETGIKVIDLLEPYAKGGKVGLFGGAGVGKTVIIMELINNIALHHGGFSVFAGVGERTREGNDLWHEMQESKVIDPHDFSKSKAALVYGQMNEPPGARLRVGLTGLTIAEYFRDEEHQDVLLFVDNIFRFTQAGSEVSALLGRMPSAVGYQPTLGTEMGTLQERITSTKKGSITSVQAIYVPADDLTDPAPATAFAHLDATTVLSRQLAELGIYPAVDPLDSTSRILDPHILGDEHYQVVQRVQGTLQRYKDLQDIIAILGMDELSEDDKQTVARARKLQRFLSQPFHVAEAFTGSPGKYVKLVDTVRSFKEIVDGKYDDLPEQAFYMVGPIEEAIEKAEKLGYKR, encoded by the coding sequence ATGGTGGGTACGGATGTCGGAAATGGAAGAGTCATTCAAGTCATTGGACCGGTGGTGGACGTGGAGTTTCCTCCAGGGAAACTTCCTCATATTTTTAATGCCATAACGATCACTCATCGCTCGGGAGATCAGAGCGGACAGTCGGACATCCAGGTTACATTGGAAGTGGCCCAGCACCTTGGGGAAAACCGGGTAAGAGCCGTGGCAATGTCTTCGACCGATGGATTGGTCCGTGGTTTAGAGGTGAAAGATACCGGTGCGGCGATTTCTGTTCCCGTTGGACGGGAAACCCTCGGACGGGTCGTCAATGTTTTGGGGGATCCTGTTGATGGCTTCGGTGCGGTCAAAACGGAAAAACGGTGGTCCATTCACCGTCCAGCCCCTGCGTTAGAGGACCAGGAAACCAAAACCGAAATATTGGAAACTGGAATTAAAGTCATCGACCTGTTGGAGCCCTATGCCAAAGGGGGAAAGGTCGGGTTGTTCGGTGGTGCCGGCGTAGGTAAAACCGTCATCATCATGGAACTTATCAATAATATCGCCCTTCACCATGGCGGGTTTTCAGTTTTTGCCGGAGTCGGTGAACGGACTCGTGAAGGTAATGATCTTTGGCATGAAATGCAGGAGTCCAAGGTCATTGATCCTCATGATTTTTCAAAATCAAAAGCCGCCTTGGTTTATGGGCAAATGAATGAGCCACCAGGAGCTCGCCTCAGGGTAGGCCTCACCGGACTGACTATCGCCGAATATTTCCGCGATGAGGAGCATCAGGACGTTCTGCTTTTTGTCGACAACATCTTCCGATTTACTCAAGCCGGATCCGAGGTATCTGCCTTGCTCGGTCGAATGCCATCAGCCGTGGGGTATCAACCGACGTTGGGGACGGAGATGGGGACTTTACAAGAACGGATCACATCGACCAAGAAGGGATCCATCACTTCGGTTCAAGCGATTTATGTGCCGGCTGATGACTTGACTGACCCAGCCCCGGCAACGGCGTTTGCCCATTTGGATGCCACCACGGTGTTGTCACGCCAATTGGCCGAGTTGGGCATCTATCCTGCGGTCGATCCATTGGATTCCACATCAAGAATTTTAGATCCCCATATTTTGGGTGACGAGCATTACCAGGTAGTGCAACGGGTACAAGGCACTTTGCAACGGTATAAAGATCTTCAAGATATCATCGCCATCTTAGGCATGGACGAATTATCCGAAGACGACAAGCAAACGGTGGCCAGGGCGAGGAAACTTCAACGGTTTCTCTCTCAGCCCTTCCACGTGGCAGAAGCCTTTACCGGTTCCCCAGGGAAATATGTGAAACTCGTTGATACTGTTCGAAGCTTCAAAGAAATCGTGGATGGTAAATACGATGATCTTCCAGAGCAAGCCTTTTATATGGTTGGGCCAATCGAAGAAGCCATCGAAAAAGCTGAAAAACTCGGATACAAACGCTAA
- a CDS encoding RluA family pseudouridine synthase: MPVGTANRPVLVLYKVIDRPVFLSAMPHVATRTEFIVTAGESPKRLDHFLANREPYFSRTALQRLIEDGHITVGGQVVKPSHKVRPGDCVVLVVPRPEPVAINPEPIPLIILYEDESLLVLNKPAGLVVHPAPGHWTGTLVNALLHHMQSGEGHLSTIGGKERPGLVHRLDKETTGILVVAKNDQAHRILAGQFKAHSIIRVYEAFVWEGPKTREGRIELSIGRDTKDRKTFSARTTNPRESLTSYRVKERFGAAAAHVELFPGTGRTHQLRVHLKAIGCPILGDQTYGGKKVMDVGGIGIPRVMLHAKVLGFVHPVSHKMVTFSAELPEDMMTVLNALKGKEDE, translated from the coding sequence TTGCCGGTCGGCACCGCCAACAGGCCGGTTCTCGTCTTATATAAAGTAATCGATCGACCCGTTTTTTTATCTGCTATGCCGCATGTCGCTACGCGGACGGAGTTCATCGTCACCGCAGGCGAATCACCCAAACGCCTTGATCATTTTCTTGCCAATCGCGAACCCTATTTTTCTCGAACAGCCCTCCAACGATTAATTGAAGACGGCCATATTACCGTGGGTGGTCAGGTTGTGAAACCCAGCCACAAGGTCAGGCCTGGTGATTGCGTTGTGCTGGTCGTACCGCGTCCAGAGCCCGTGGCGATCAATCCTGAACCAATTCCCCTTATCATCCTCTATGAAGATGAATCCCTATTGGTTCTCAACAAACCGGCCGGCCTTGTGGTTCATCCGGCTCCGGGTCATTGGACCGGGACCTTGGTTAATGCGCTCCTGCATCACATGCAAAGCGGGGAAGGGCATCTTTCCACTATTGGAGGAAAGGAACGTCCGGGGTTGGTGCATCGACTTGACAAGGAAACGACCGGGATCTTAGTCGTGGCGAAAAATGATCAGGCTCACCGGATATTAGCGGGACAATTCAAAGCCCACTCCATTATTCGGGTCTATGAGGCGTTTGTGTGGGAAGGGCCAAAAACACGGGAAGGCCGGATTGAGTTGTCGATTGGAAGAGATACCAAAGACCGGAAAACATTTTCCGCACGCACAACCAATCCCAGGGAGTCGCTGACCAGTTACCGGGTGAAAGAACGATTTGGGGCAGCGGCGGCACATGTGGAATTATTCCCTGGCACAGGACGCACGCATCAGTTACGAGTTCACCTCAAGGCTATCGGATGTCCGATCTTGGGTGACCAAACCTATGGAGGGAAAAAAGTTATGGATGTTGGGGGAATTGGCATTCCCCGTGTGATGTTGCATGCCAAAGTTCTTGGTTTCGTCCATCCTGTTTCTCACAAAATGGTGACATTTTCAGCGGAGTTGCCGGAAGATATGATGACCGTACTGAATGCCTTGAAGGGTAAGGAAGACGAATGA
- a CDS encoding F0F1 ATP synthase subunit epsilon, producing MATSSGKILLEVVTPDHRLISKEVDYVSAPGSEGDFGVLPGHCHFLTTLRIGELQYRIGEQTEYMAVLWGFAEVTPTKVTILAEIAEKAEDINVERAEDAVRKAEERLERGGLPSEVEEARVSLEKARLRQKIAGRHRQQAGSRLI from the coding sequence GTGGCGACGTCATCAGGGAAAATTCTTTTAGAGGTGGTCACCCCCGATCACCGTTTGATCAGTAAGGAAGTCGACTACGTGTCTGCTCCTGGGAGTGAGGGAGATTTCGGTGTCCTGCCTGGCCATTGTCATTTTCTGACTACCTTGCGAATTGGCGAACTTCAATACCGTATTGGTGAACAGACTGAATACATGGCTGTGCTCTGGGGGTTTGCTGAAGTGACGCCGACCAAGGTGACGATTCTGGCCGAAATTGCCGAAAAGGCTGAAGACATTAATGTAGAACGGGCCGAGGATGCCGTTCGAAAAGCGGAAGAACGTCTGGAGCGTGGCGGGTTACCCTCAGAAGTTGAGGAAGCTCGCGTCAGCTTGGAAAAGGCCCGCCTCCGGCAGAAAATTGCCGGTCGGCACCGCCAACAGGCCGGTTCTCGTCTTATATAA